A DNA window from Helianthus annuus cultivar XRQ/B chromosome 15, HanXRQr2.0-SUNRISE, whole genome shotgun sequence contains the following coding sequences:
- the LOC110913395 gene encoding uncharacterized protein LOC110913395: MRWIRWDFIMKAKCRGGMGLGDIQNFNFAMLAKWLWRFKMYLNQLWVSVVGAIHKGNGISNLSVVPLKKSIPGFWNDIGSVEASLAKIGINLKDSLIVDGENWKWRSGPNGAFSVKQVRTDIEWAKMVADSDNLIFGWNSSAPPKVNYLCCRALIGKVASKVGLVRRGVPLADSLCPRCGIYDEDPDHIFVNCLWSRSIWSNVLVWMRISFPIDISNIGEFLSFIQIQPGDKKWKKVVHTVFLATIWRIWKARNEMVFEGRFIPTNRTVELVKEDAFFWIRFSVEAVGA, encoded by the coding sequence atgagaTGGATTCGATGGGATTTCATTATGAAAGCCAAATGTCGAGGAGGAATGGGGCTTGGAGACATCCAAAACTTCAACTTTGCAATGCTCGCTAAATGGTTGTGGAGGTTTAAAATGTATCTGAATCAGCTTTGGGTCTCGGTGGTTGGTGCGATCCACAAAGGTAATGGAATTTCTAATTTGTCGGTTGTTCCTCTTAAAAAATCTATCCCGGGTTTCTGGAATGATATTGGCTCGGTGGAAGCTTCGTTGGCTAAAATTGGGATAAATCTGAAAGATAGTCTGATTGTTGATGGTGAAAATTGGAAATGGCGCTCAGGCCCAAACGGGGCTTTTTCGGTGAAGCAAGTCAGGACAGATATCGAGTGGGCCAAAATGGTTGCTGATTCTGATAATTTGATCTTTGGATGGAATAGTTCGGCTCCTCCGAAAGTTAATTATTTATGTTGTAGGGCGttgatcggtaaggttgcttccAAAGTCGGTTTGGTCCGTAGGGGTGTTCCTTTAGCCGATAGCTTATGTCCGCGGTGCGGTATTTATGATGAGGATCCGGACCATATTTTTGTTAACTGTTTGTGGTCTAGAAGCATTTGGTCGAATGTGTTAGTTTGGATGAGAATTAGCTTTCCTATCGATATTTCAAACATTGGGGAGTTTCTTTCTTTCATCCAAATCCAACCGGGTGATAAGAAGTGGAAAAAAGTTGTTCATACGGTTTTCTTGGCCACCATTTGGAGGATTTGGAAAGCTAGAAACGAAATGGTTTTTGAAGGACGTTTCATCCCAACTAACAGAACTGTGGAGTTGGTGAAAGAAGATGCTTTCTTTTGGATCCGTTTTTCGGTCGAAGCTGTCGGTGCCTAG